One genomic region from Haloprofundus salinisoli encodes:
- a CDS encoding 30S ribosomal protein S12 yields the protein MANGKYAARKLKKDRQKRRWSDSEYARRERGLRKKSDPLEGAPQARGIVLEKVGIEAKQPNSAIRKCVRVQLIKNGKQVTAFCPGDGAISFIDEHDEVTIAGIGGAKGRAMGDLSGVNYKVEKVNGVAMLELVRGNAEKPVR from the coding sequence ATGGCGAACGGCAAATACGCCGCACGCAAACTCAAGAAGGACCGTCAGAAGCGACGATGGTCCGACTCCGAGTACGCGCGGCGCGAACGCGGTCTTCGGAAGAAATCGGACCCCCTCGAAGGTGCACCGCAGGCGCGGGGCATCGTCCTCGAGAAGGTCGGAATCGAAGCGAAGCAGCCGAACTCGGCGATTCGTAAATGCGTCCGTGTTCAGCTCATCAAGAACGGCAAGCAGGTCACGGCATTCTGCCCCGGCGACGGTGCCATCTCGTTCATCGACGAGCACGACGAGGTGACCATCGCGGGCATCGGTGGCGCGAAGGGTCGCGCCATGGGTGACCTCTCCGGTGTCAACTACAAGGTAGAGAAAGTCAACGGCGTCGCGATGCTCGAGCTCGTGCGCGGCAACGCGGAGAAACCGGTACGCTAA
- a CDS encoding elongation factor EF-2 has translation MGRRKKIVQECEKLMDKPEQIRNIAIAAHVDHGKTTLSDNLLAGAGMISDATAGQQLAMDTKEDEQERGITIDAANVSMTHEWNGENHLINLIDTPGHVDFGGDVTRAMRAVDGALVVVDAVEGAMPQTETVLRQALREGVKPALFINKVDRLINELQEGPQEMQERLLDVITDVNELIRGMTEEKEYDWTVSVEEGTVAFGSALYKWGVSIPSMQETGISFGDIIEMEESGNREELHERTPLSDVVLDMVAEHFPDPLDAQPRRIPTIWRGDSESELAEQMRLVDDEGEVVFMSTDISMDPHAGEIATGRLFSGTLEKGQELYVSGTAGKNRVQSVGIFMGDSREEVSRVPAGNIAAVTGLRDAIAGSTVSSVEMTPFESIEHISEPVITKSVEATNMDDLPKLIQTLQQVAKEDPTIRVEINEDTGEHLISGQGELHLEVITQRIRDNQGIPVHTGEPIVVYREAPQQQSREVEGVSPNRHNKFYITAEPMSQDIVDAIKLGEVAMDMPELERREALQEAGMDKDTSQNVEHIFGTNILIDDTKGIQHLNETMELVIEGLEEALDDGPLAAEPVQGTLLRLHDARLHEDTIHRGPAQVIPAVREAVHRSLIDSQIKLLEPIQNVRIDVASDYMGSASGEIQGRRGRVDDMYQEGDLMVIEGIAPVEEMIGFSSDIRSATEGRASWNTENAGFRVLSDSLQRDKIMEIRERKGMKLELSPAIDYI, from the coding sequence ATGGGCCGACGAAAGAAAATCGTACAGGAATGTGAGAAACTGATGGACAAGCCGGAGCAGATCCGGAACATCGCCATCGCCGCTCACGTCGACCACGGGAAGACGACACTTTCGGACAACCTGCTGGCCGGTGCCGGCATGATCTCCGACGCGACTGCGGGACAGCAGCTCGCGATGGACACCAAAGAGGACGAACAGGAACGCGGCATCACCATCGACGCCGCGAACGTCTCGATGACCCACGAGTGGAACGGCGAAAACCACCTCATCAACCTCATCGACACGCCGGGCCACGTCGACTTCGGTGGTGACGTGACGCGCGCGATGCGCGCCGTCGACGGTGCGCTCGTGGTCGTCGACGCCGTCGAGGGCGCGATGCCCCAGACGGAGACGGTGCTCCGACAGGCGCTCCGCGAGGGCGTCAAGCCGGCGCTGTTCATTAACAAGGTCGACCGCCTCATCAACGAGCTCCAGGAAGGGCCCCAGGAGATGCAGGAGCGTCTCCTCGACGTCATCACCGACGTCAACGAGCTCATCCGCGGCATGACCGAGGAGAAAGAGTACGACTGGACCGTCTCCGTCGAAGAGGGGACCGTCGCCTTCGGCTCCGCACTGTACAAGTGGGGTGTCTCCATCCCATCGATGCAGGAGACCGGCATCTCCTTCGGCGACATCATCGAGATGGAGGAGTCGGGCAACCGCGAGGAGCTCCACGAGCGCACGCCGCTTTCGGACGTCGTCCTCGACATGGTCGCCGAGCACTTCCCGGACCCGCTCGACGCCCAGCCCCGCCGTATCCCGACTATCTGGCGCGGCGACTCCGAATCCGAACTCGCAGAGCAGATGCGCCTCGTCGACGACGAGGGCGAGGTCGTCTTCATGTCGACGGACATCTCGATGGACCCCCACGCGGGCGAAATCGCCACGGGTCGTCTCTTCTCCGGAACGCTCGAGAAAGGCCAGGAGCTGTACGTCTCCGGCACCGCGGGCAAGAACCGCGTCCAGTCGGTCGGTATCTTCATGGGTGACTCCCGCGAGGAGGTGAGCCGCGTTCCGGCCGGCAACATCGCCGCCGTCACCGGCCTCCGCGACGCCATCGCCGGGTCCACGGTGTCCAGCGTCGAGATGACGCCGTTCGAGTCCATCGAACACATCTCCGAGCCGGTCATCACCAAATCCGTCGAGGCGACGAACATGGACGACCTGCCGAAGCTCATCCAGACGCTCCAGCAGGTCGCCAAGGAAGACCCGACCATCCGCGTCGAGATCAACGAGGACACCGGCGAGCACCTCATCAGCGGACAGGGCGAACTCCACCTCGAGGTCATCACTCAGCGCATCCGCGACAACCAGGGCATCCCGGTCCACACCGGCGAGCCCATCGTCGTCTACCGCGAGGCTCCCCAGCAGCAGTCGCGCGAGGTCGAGGGTGTCTCCCCGAACCGCCACAACAAGTTCTACATCACCGCCGAGCCGATGTCGCAGGACATCGTCGACGCCATCAAGCTCGGTGAGGTGGCGATGGACATGCCCGAGCTGGAGCGCCGCGAAGCGCTGCAGGAAGCCGGCATGGACAAGGACACCTCCCAGAACGTCGAACACATCTTCGGCACGAACATCCTCATCGACGACACGAAGGGTATCCAGCACCTCAACGAGACGATGGAGCTCGTCATCGAGGGTCTCGAAGAGGCGCTCGACGACGGTCCATTGGCGGCGGAGCCGGTGCAGGGTACGCTGCTGCGTCTGCACGACGCGCGTCTCCACGAGGACACCATCCACCGCGGTCCCGCGCAGGTCATCCCGGCGGTCCGCGAGGCGGTCCACCGTTCGCTCATCGACTCGCAGATCAAACTGCTCGAGCCGATCCAGAACGTCCGCATCGACGTCGCCTCCGACTACATGGGCTCGGCCTCCGGCGAGATTCAGGGTCGCCGCGGCCGCGTCGACGACATGTACCAGGAAGGTGACCTCATGGTCATCGAGGGTATCGCGCCCGTCGAAGAGATGATCGGGTTCTCCTCGGACATCCGCTCTGCGACCGAGGGTCGCGCGTCGTGGAACACCGAGAACGCCGGCTTCCGCGTGCTCTCGGACAGCCTCCAGCGCGACAAGATTATGGAGATCCGCGAGCGCAAGGGGATGAAGCTCGAGCTCTCGCCGGCCATCGACTACATCTAA
- a CDS encoding 30S ribosomal protein S7: MSDAESETPEPEAPADSEEAQASALLFGVWDVSEIEYTDPSTQRYLNVTPIAHTMGRHASKQFRKSEISVVERLINRLMQSEDNTGKKQKALGIVRDAFELVHERSEENPAQVLVRAVENAAPREETVRLKYGGISVPKAVDVAPQRRVDQALKFIADGVASASYKSTTSAAEALAQQLLGAAEYDVQSYPISQKEERERVAAAAR, encoded by the coding sequence ATGTCGGACGCAGAGAGCGAAACCCCCGAACCCGAGGCACCGGCCGACAGCGAGGAAGCGCAGGCGAGCGCGCTGCTGTTCGGCGTCTGGGACGTCTCCGAGATCGAGTACACGGACCCCAGCACCCAGCGCTACCTCAACGTGACGCCCATCGCGCACACGATGGGTCGCCACGCCTCCAAGCAGTTCCGCAAGTCCGAGATTTCGGTCGTCGAGCGCCTCATCAACCGCCTGATGCAGAGCGAGGACAACACGGGCAAGAAGCAGAAGGCGCTCGGCATCGTCCGCGACGCCTTCGAGCTCGTCCACGAGCGCAGCGAGGAGAACCCCGCCCAAGTGCTCGTCCGCGCCGTCGAGAACGCCGCACCCCGCGAGGAGACCGTCCGCCTGAAGTACGGCGGTATCTCGGTCCCGAAAGCCGTCGACGTCGCCCCCCAGCGCCGCGTCGACCAGGCGCTGAAGTTCATCGCCGACGGCGTCGCCTCCGCGAGCTACAAGTCGACGACTTCGGCCGCCGAGGCGCTCGCACAGCAGCTTCTCGGCGCTGCAGAGTACGACGTTCAGTCGTACCCCATCAGCCAGAAAGAAGAGCGCGAGCGCGTCGCCGCCGCGGCTCGCTAA
- a CDS encoding mechanosensitive ion channel family protein, whose translation MGDVAALQVAAPFAELLSGDGLFARATKFVVTFVLVYGVGRVAVEPLLVRAVRARNENNPTVVGAVELYLRIGVVAVAFGAALGAAGYTRVLTGSTIAVAIVSLTVGVAGREVLGTLVGGLFLVTDPDFNVGDYIAWGDTEGVVESIGFRVTRVRTVDNEIISVPNTELTTNVITKPYGQNQFRINEEVGVYYEEDVEEAIGILRDEAVTDPAILSNPQPKIRVTGFEGDHIRLQVLFWVSEPTRRTVLDTFSDYARRVQVRCENAGITLGATSAVDMGGDLAVERAGE comes from the coding sequence CCGTTCGCGGAACTGCTTTCCGGTGACGGGCTGTTCGCCCGGGCGACCAAATTCGTCGTCACGTTCGTGCTCGTTTACGGCGTGGGTCGGGTGGCCGTCGAACCGCTGTTGGTTCGGGCGGTCAGGGCGCGAAACGAGAACAACCCGACAGTCGTCGGTGCGGTCGAACTCTACCTCCGCATCGGCGTCGTGGCCGTCGCGTTCGGCGCGGCGCTGGGGGCGGCCGGGTACACGCGGGTGCTGACGGGGTCGACCATCGCCGTCGCCATCGTCTCGCTGACGGTGGGTGTCGCCGGGCGAGAGGTGCTCGGGACGCTCGTCGGCGGGTTGTTTCTCGTGACCGACCCGGACTTCAACGTCGGCGACTACATCGCGTGGGGCGACACCGAGGGCGTCGTCGAATCCATCGGCTTTCGGGTGACCCGCGTCCGGACCGTCGACAACGAGATAATCAGCGTTCCGAACACGGAACTGACGACGAACGTCATCACGAAGCCGTACGGACAGAACCAGTTCCGCATCAACGAGGAGGTGGGCGTCTACTACGAGGAGGATGTAGAGGAGGCCATCGGGATTCTGCGCGACGAGGCGGTGACTGACCCGGCTATCCTCTCGAACCCTCAACCGAAGATTCGCGTCACCGGCTTCGAGGGCGACCACATCCGGCTGCAGGTGCTGTTCTGGGTTTCGGAACCGACGCGGCGGACGGTACTCGACACGTTCTCGGACTACGCCCGCCGGGTCCAGGTGCGGTGTGAGAACGCCGGAATCACGCTCGGTGCGACCTCCGCGGTAGATATGGGCGGTGACCTCGCGGTCGAACGCGCCGGCGAGTGA
- a CDS encoding DUF5781 family protein, which translates to MDLRVQGSAAPDAFLSAADLLETEYELSWPVHVRVRDDPDERTWAGHYSNAAGDYHVLNISRQAATSAMARELALHEFSHMARYEQSHPSHVQSTEEALYLALTGRSVERRKLVHCYQIANHMKDIYADDITISVAPAEKLVYFLESQLAAALADQPTAVPRADWTRTTAASDPEITAVNAAFALALVERHELVDDDHRLYDLAHAADDDAPNVRVDEFRRQFRSLAVETTASDYRKALVDVTRSYAVGSSGGPQAAD; encoded by the coding sequence ATGGATCTTCGCGTGCAGGGGTCTGCCGCCCCCGACGCCTTTCTCAGCGCGGCAGACCTCTTAGAGACGGAGTATGAGTTGTCGTGGCCGGTTCACGTCCGAGTCAGAGACGACCCCGACGAGCGAACGTGGGCGGGCCACTACAGCAACGCCGCCGGCGACTACCACGTGTTGAACATCTCACGACAGGCCGCGACGAGCGCGATGGCGCGCGAACTCGCTCTCCACGAGTTCTCTCACATGGCCCGCTACGAGCAGTCGCACCCCTCCCACGTCCAGTCGACTGAGGAGGCGCTCTACCTCGCGCTGACAGGGCGGAGCGTCGAGCGCCGTAAACTCGTACACTGCTACCAGATAGCCAACCACATGAAGGACATCTACGCCGACGACATCACCATCTCGGTCGCCCCGGCGGAGAAACTGGTGTACTTCCTCGAATCGCAGTTGGCGGCGGCGCTGGCCGACCAGCCGACGGCCGTTCCACGCGCCGACTGGACGCGGACCACCGCCGCCTCCGACCCCGAAATCACCGCGGTCAACGCGGCGTTCGCGCTCGCGCTCGTCGAGCGACACGAGCTCGTCGACGACGACCACCGCCTGTACGACCTCGCGCACGCCGCCGACGACGACGCCCCGAACGTCCGCGTCGACGAGTTCAGGCGCCAGTTCCGCTCGCTCGCCGTCGAGACGACCGCCAGCGACTACCGCAAGGCGCTCGTCGACGTGACCCGGTCGTACGCCGTCGGTAGCAGCGGCGGGCCGCAGGCGGCCGACTGA